A window of Torulaspora globosa chromosome 8, complete sequence contains these coding sequences:
- the NHP2 gene encoding snoRNA-binding protein NHP2 (ancestral locus Anc_8.465), with the protein MAKEQTKESKSEDNYDARMPAVLPFAQPLASKKLNKKLLKTVKKASKAKNVKRGVKEVVKALRKGEKGLVIIAGDISPADVISHLPVLCEDSSVPYIFVPSKQDLGSAGATKRPTSVVFIVPGSNKKKEGKAKEDEYKESFNEVVKEVEAL; encoded by the coding sequence ATGGCCAAGGAACAAACTAAGGAGTCCAAATCTGAGGACAATTACGATGCAAGAATGCCAGCGGTTTTACCGTTTGCTCAACCCCTAGCCTCCAAGAAACTCAATAAGAAGCTACTTAAAACCGTGAAAAAAGCATCCAAGGCTAAAAATGTTAAGAGAGGCGTGAAGGAAGTAGTCAAGGCTTTGAGAAAGGGCGAAAAGGGCTTGGTCATTATAGCAGGTGACATCTCACCTGCAGATGTGATCTCTCACCTGCCTGTTTTATGTGAGGACAGCTCAGTTCCATATATTTTTGTTCCCTCGAAGCAGGACTTGGGTTCTGCGGGTGCCACCAAGAGACCAACATCAGTGGTTTTCATCGTGCCCGGTAGcaataagaagaaggaaggtAAGGCCAAGGAAGACGAATATAAGGAGTCCTTTAACGAGGTGGTaaaagaagttgaagctCTATGA
- the SNU56 gene encoding Snu56p (ancestral locus Anc_8.464), whose protein sequence is MAKLTMPTRKRPTTPLAKPQAKKLRRFQNDKCRSQDIWKELDRVRTFNDNADAVLKNSCLFVPVLTKSAISQYANCLRSLHEYIDSKKLQLHKIKSDYGFIALKQFSLLDCCLVLAALLALKNKRWIAANSSDYFNIPSNASLSGTFYLPVGSIGPDEIKTHYPVSIGMSRYRAVMDFKEFYVDAPSGINLAPFMESISLLLSQMKFNNPTSVDRLFLQRFKAVHENLALGLHNSSLPQSLLVDMAIVAKENTPLLKTSIDKLESYAQDLILYNNQTAPSDDSSSREGSYQAVEEAAEAAKRVPSRQQTTPSDRASMPTERPSGQQASANFGARFSPNSSFMTQQQIKEHCIATVEASRDIMKTKSPYQIFRLYVKCPRQHYVDVIYQNLNDLRSQTNCNIVVLNLNNLHESDSWFDSLDVSPYTKSVQRPHPSTVRVVSVGGIGEHITKALDLIHKVLSS, encoded by the coding sequence ATGGCAAAATTGACAATGCCAACTAGGAAGCGACCAACTACTCCACTGGCCAAACCTCAGGCAAAAAAGCTGCGAAGATTCCAAAACGATAAGTGTCGCTCTCAAGATATATGGAAGGAGCTTGATAGAGTAAGAACGTTCAATGATAATGCAGATGCGGTGCTGAAAAACAGCTGTTTGTTCGTTCCCGTGCTGACGAAGAGTGCAATATCACAGTATGCGAATTGCCTTCGTTCTTTGCATGAATACATCGACTCCAAGAAGTTGCAACTGCATAAGATAAAGAGTGATTATGGATTCATAGCTTTGAAACAATTCAGCTTGCTGGATTGTTGTCTAGTGCTTGCAGCTCTActggctttgaagaataaGAGGTGGATTGCAGCTAACTCAAGCGATTACTTCAACATACCGAGCAATGCGTCTCTATCCGGTACCTTTTATCTTCCGGTTGGCTCAATCGGACCAGATGAAATCAAGACTCATTACCCAGTGAGTATCGGTATGTCAAGATATCGCGCTGTAATGGACTTCAAGGAGTTTTACGTTGACGCACCCAGTGGCATTAACCTCGCTCCATTTATGGAAAGCATATCCTTACTGCTTTCTCAAATGAAGTTCAATAACCCAACAAGCGTGGATAGGTTATTCCTCCAGCGATTTAAGGCTGTTCACGAAAATTTAGCTTTAGGCCTACACAACTCGTCTCTTCCCCAGAGTTTGCTTGTCGACATGGCCATAGTGGCTAAAGAAAACACTCCCCTTTTAAAGACATCGATAGACAAACTTGAGTCATACGCTCAGGATCTGATTCTTTACAATAATCAGACGGCTCCCTCTGACGACTCGtcttcaagagaaggaagctACCAGGCCgttgaggaagctgctgaagccgCAAAAAGAGTGCCGAGTAGGCAGCAGACAACGCCGTCTGATCGAGCCTCCATGCCGACCGAACGGCCAAGTGGTCAACAAGCATCCGCCAATTTCGGTGCCAGGTTTTCGCCCAATAGCAGCTTTATGACTCAGCAGCAAATCAAAGAGCACTGCATCGCAACCGTAGAAGCATCCAGGGACATTATGAAGACCAAATCACCGTATCAGATATTCAGGTTATATGTTAAGTGCCCTCGCCAGCACTACGTTGACGTCATCTATCAAAACCTGAACGATCTACGATCACAGACAAATTGCAATATAGTCGTCCTGAATCTCAATAATTTACACGAGTCCGACTCATGGTTTGACTCTTTGGACGTAAGTCCCTACACGAAGTCTGTTCAGCGACCGCATCCAAGCACTGTGCGAGTCGTAAGTGTCGGTGGTATTGGCGAGCATATCACCAAAGCACTAGATTTAATTCACAAGGTGTTAAGCTCATGA
- a CDS encoding uncharacterized protein (ancestral locus Anc_8.463): MGSDRDVKPERRRSFFLFGSVNLGKSDSSVKSSHAKQYHSSVSKHVAAKGPLDKKPLNSKNPFADSSSIAHAKVTSERNTASVTKHSSNVDPDSREQSNKNALPSGTSSVPVSNARLRARRPPPPIDMESIRILTQTACQENTGKNLNQTSSAEETLKSASHSPAKTPVPIQITANQHRRQRSEAEKLVDDLDEYIKQHEDSGLLGPEADESKSWSQDDVDQASSEHSSGVPSACVEPLDISLHDKRISAMSFHEGRSEVESEQEGDSFSFTDSLNDKSVNSIQQIALSEVAGAAPVSMNLHYGNLSVSSSNHSGLPIKAPVADENGSTSSDDEFQEVEQKFASGLPLDETSSESGSKTPKRVFRVVNEDRARFYFDNGDNTTFSTSDNTTADEEEDKQGYQEDRSESETMPMLRLDPGPEVDKLLTPVSRALSYSSSQHGNADKSKLHQQLENTLEPDNQATSNELDNIGLLLEAGALTVTSQEDSGNIGHQANTSINQTADRSIQSLKREDSNCTASTTSSKPDKTVRLVSSYVEELRLKYYRSSNFLAAPPNLPISLKQKNNLIQPKNIKVRIRTSSKQIGIKHGGAKQKLLSLETANEDSINSFSSAKFNSGTNRVNVDHTKEFHDLFAKEGLMDPSSKANEPEFPKHDDDYYLENIPGDDAYDSDDAMAPLRKGSSSVARNNTAVSYYTKNQRRFRSGTLDNGYAHLQDLPTNITVKDYEDEESLNANGPEDSIISDDSSSITPALSYGNSQGLHVANPDADSD, translated from the coding sequence ATGGGGAGCGATCGTGATGTGAAGCCAGAACGCAGAAGGTCttttttcctctttggcAGCGTGAACTTGGGAAAATCAGACTCATCAGTCAAGTCATCTCATGCAAAGCAATATCATTCCTCAGTATCGAAGCATGTTGCGGCGAAGGGTCCGCTGGATAAGAAGCCTTTGAATAGCAAGAATCCATTTGCAGACAGCTCCTCAATTGCTCATGCCAAGGTTACATCGGAACGAAACACGGCATCTGTCACCAAGCATTCATCGAATGTAGATCCTGACTCTCGAGAGCAATCAAACAAAAATGCTCTCCCTAGTGGCACTAGTTCCGTCCCGGTTTCGAATGCAAGGTTGAGGGCTAGAAGGCCCCCGCCACCCATAGATATGGAGTCGATTAGAATTCTTACTCAGACAGCCTGCCAGGAAAATACGGGTAAGAACCTGAATCAAACAAGCTCTGCGGAGGAGACCTTGAAATCGGCCTCCCATTCCCCTGCGAAGACTCCGGTGCCAATCCAGATAACTGCGAACCAGCATAGACGACAAAGgtcagaagctgaaaaattagTGGACGATTTAGATGAGTATATCAAGCAACACGAGGATAGCGGGCTGCTTGGTCCCGAAGCAGACGAATCGAAAAGTTGGTCACAGGACGATGTGGATCAGGCAAGTTCTGAGCATTCGAGTGGCGTACCCTCGGCATGCGTGGAACCGCTCGACATTTCTCTCCACGACAAGAGAATTTCAGCTATGAGCTTCCACGAAGGTCGATCAGAGGTTGAATCTGAACAGGAGGGCGACAGCTTCTCGTTTACGGACTCACTGAATGACAAGTCTGTGAATAGCATCCAGCAAATTGCTTTGAGTGAGGTCGCCGGGGCAGCGCCAGTATCGATGAATTTGCATTACGGCAATCTGAGTGTTAGCTCTAGTAATCACAGCGGGTTGCCCATAAAAGCACCTGTAGCCGATGAAAATGGTTCAACTTCGAGCGATGATGAGTTCCAAGAGGTGGAACAGAAGTTTGCTTCCGGACTTCCGCTTGATGAAACTTCATCTGAGTCAGGAAGCAAGACGCCCAAGAGAGTATTCCGAGTTGTCAACGAAGATCGAGCTCGTTTTTATTTTGACAATGGAGACAACACAACATTCAGTACAAGCGATAATACAActgctgacgaagaagaagataaacaAGGCTATCAGGAAGATAGATCCGAATCAGAGACCATGCCAATGCTGCGACTGGATCCGGGCCCGGAGGTAGATAAATTGCTCACACCAGTCAGTCGAGCCTTAAGCTATTCTAGTTCCCAACACGGAAATGCAGATAAAAGCAAATTGCATCAACAATTGGAAAACACTCTTGAACCAGACAATCAAGCAACCTCCAATGAACTTGACAATATTGGCTTGCTCTTAGAGGCAGGAGCTTTAACTGTTACGTCACAAGAGGATAGTGGTAATATCGGTCATCAGGCAAACACTTCCATAAACCAGACCGCCGACCGCAGTATCCAAAGCCTGAAGAGAGAGGACAGCAATTGCACCGCGTCAACAACTTCTTCCAAACCGGATAAGACTGTACGATTGGTCTCTAGTTACGTTGAAGAACTAAGACTGAAATACTACAGATCGTCAAACTTTCTCGCAGCGCCGCCCAACCTACCAATATCGTTAAAACAGAAAAACAATCTTATTCAGCCTAAGAATATCAAAGTCAGAATTAGGACTAGTTCGAAACAAATTGGGATTAAGCATGGTGGGGCCAAGCAAAAACTACTTAGCTTAGAGACGGCAAATGAGGACTCCATAAACAGCTTTTCGAGCGCCAAGTTCAACAGCGGTACGAATCGAGTCAACGTCGATCATACTAAAGAATTTCACGATTTATTCGCCAAGGAAGGGCTGATGGATCCTTCCAGCAAAGCAAATGAACCGGAATTCCCGAAACACGACGATGATTACTACCTGGAAAATATACCAGGTGACGACGCATACGACAGTGATGATGCCATGGCTCCTTTACGGAAGGGCAGCAGTTCAGTCGCCCGAAACAACACTGCAGTAAGCTATTATACAAAAAATCAAAGGAGGTTCAGAAGTGGGACGCTGGATAACGGGTACGCTCACTTGCAAGATTTACCCACCAACATAACCGTTAAAGATTACGAGGATGAGGAATCACTGAACGCAAATGGTCCCGAAGACTCCATCATCAGCGATGACTCCAGCTCAATAACTCCGGCACTTTCCTACGGGAATAGCCAGGGCTTACATGTGGCGAACCCTGACGCCGATTCAGATTAA
- the SEC26 gene encoding coatomer subunit beta (ancestral locus Anc_8.462), which yields MTVDAQQAAYTLVFDPLKDAGSWTVPEFQKALEKGSDEEKVAAMKQILVVMLEGNPLPELLMHIIRFVMPSKNKKLKKLLYFYWEIVPKLDNDGKLRHEMILVCNAIQHDLQHPNEYIRGNTLRFLTKLKESELLEQMVPSVLACLDYRHAYVRKYAILAVLSIYEVSDHLISDAKELINTFLIAETDPICKRNAFVGLAKLDREAALNYLEENITSVETLDPLLQAVFVQFIRKDATAEPSLKPQYIDLLVDILSSASSSEVIFETALALTALSSDPSILANAASKLIDLAVKVFDNNVKLIVLDRIQDINEKTPGSLEDLTLEILRVLNAEDMDVRSKALDISMELVTSRNVDNVVKLLKKELQNTVSHSEKEKSMEYRQLLIKTIHSIAIKFVEVAANVVSLLLSFIPDLSSAAASGVISFIKEVIEKYPHLRRDILERLLNVMDSIKSAKAYRGALWILGEYAEDAQEIQKCWKHIRASVGEVPILQTELKKMARNSDDDHDDNDDEKAEKKASKRSGPVILPDGTYGSESAFDSVEKSTDEEIDSRPPMRRFILNGDFYTASILASTIIKLVLRFEKDRKGDTILNAIKAESMLILVSIIRVGQSTLVEKKIDEDSLERIVCAISILMDETDPSEKSTERALVEMAFLDATKSSFKVQVALGKKKSARASAQNLNKIAEPIEKPIQFRQFAQAGSNIDGQDPIEEDLRLAIEGDAAKSSGNSVISKLKKIVPLTGFSDPVYAEAYVTTHQFDVVLDVLLVNQTKETLKNLHVQFATLGDLKIIENPTRTNVVPHGFHRLTVTVKVSSADTGVIFGNIIYDGAHGEDAHYVILNDIHVDIMDYIKPAKTDDENFRTMWNAFEWENKISVKSQLPSLHAYLRELVKGTNMGILTAAEALGEEDCRFLSCNLYAKSSFGEDALANLCIEKDNSGQVVGHVRIRSKGQGLALSLGDRVALIAKQSSKVKLARI from the coding sequence ATGACAGTGGATGCACAGCAAGCGGCATATACCCTTGTTTTTGACCCATTAAAGGATGCTGGTTCTTGGACAGTGCCAGAGTTTCAAAAAGCATTGGAAAAGGGTTCAGATGAGGAAAAAGTTGCTGCAATGAAGCAGATTCTGGTTGTAATGCTTGAAGGAAATCCATTACCGGAGCTGTTAATGCATATTATTCGATTTGTGATGCCTtcgaagaacaagaaactTAAGAAATTGCTGTACTTTTACTGGGAAATTGTTCCCAAGTTGGATAATGATGGCAAATTGAGGCACGAGATGATTCTTGTCTGCAATGCGATTCAGCATGATTTGCAACATCCGAACGAGTATATCAGAGGTAACACTCTGAGATTCTTGACGAAGCTCAAGGAATCAGAGTTGTTGGAACAGATGGTGCCATCTGTTCTGGCATGTTTAGATTACCGCCACGCCTATGTGCGCAAGTATGCGATTTTGGCAGTTTTGTCAATCTACGAGGTTAGCGACCACCTAATCTCTGATGCAAAAGAGTTGATCAACACATTCTTGATCGCTGAGACCGATCCTATCTGTAAGAGGAACGCTTTTGTTGGACTCGCCAAGCTTGACCGTGAGGCAGCTTTGAACTACCTAGAGGAAAATATAACCTCCGTTGAAACTCTTGATCCACTTTTGCAAGCGGTCTTTGTGCAGTTCATTAGGAAAGACGCTACTGCTGAGCCATCTTTGAAGCCCCAATACATTGATTTGTTGGTTGATATACTAAGTTCTGCTTCCTCAAGTGAGGTTATCTTTGAGACCGCTTTAGCATTGACTGCTCTATCCTCAGATCCATCCATTCTGGCTAATGCAGCTTCGAAGCTAATCGACTTGGCCGTAAAGGTGTTTGATAATAACGTGAAGTTGATTGTTTTGGATAGAATCCAAGATATCAATGAGAAGACCCCCGGCTCATTGGAGGATTTGACTCTAGAAATATTGCGCGTGTTAAATGCAGAGGATATGGATGTCCGGTCGAAGGCATTAGACATCTCTATGGAGCTTGTTACCTCCAGAAACGTCGACAATGTTGTTAAATTActcaagaaagagctgcaGAACACCGTCAGCCACAGtgagaaagaaaaatcaatGGAATATAGACAATTGCTCATCAAAACCATTCACAGTATTGCCATCAAGTTTGTTGAAGTTGCAGCAAACGTCGTATCTTTGCTCCTAAGCTTCATTCCTGATTTGAGCTCTGCCGCTGCTAGCGGAGTTATATCGTTCATCAAGGAAGTCATAGAAAAGTATCCCCACTTGAGACGAGACATTTTGGAGAGATTGCTAAACGTAATGGATAGCATTAAATCTGCCAAAGCCTATCGTGGTGCCTTGTGGATTCTTGGTGAATATGCTGAGGATGctcaagaaattcaaaaaTGCTGGAAGCACATCCGCGCTAGCGTCGGAGAAGTTCCTATTCTTCAAACtgagttgaaaaaaatggcaCGTAATAGCGACGATGATCATGATgataatgatgatgaaaaagcagaaaagaaggCAAGCAAGCGCTCGGGACCAGTTATTTTGCCAGATGGTACCTATGGTAGTGAAAGTGCATTCGATTCTGTTGAGAAAAGTACTGATGAGGAAATTGATTCAAGGCCACCGATGCGTCGCTTCATCCTAAATGGAGATTTCTATACTGcttcaattttggcaagtACTATCATCAAGCTAGTTCtcagatttgaaaaagatcGTAAAGGGGATACTATTTTAAATGCTATAAAGGCTGAAAGCATGTTGATCCTTGTAAGTATCATCAGAGTGGGCCAAAGCACTTTagttgagaagaaaatcgatGAGGACTCCTTAGAAAGAATAGTCTGCGCAATATCCATCTTGATGGATGAAACAGACCCATCAGAAAAGAGTACTGAAAGGGCGCTAGTTGAAATGGCATTCTTGGACGCAACCAAGTCCTCTTTCAAAGTTCAGGTTGCTTTaggcaagaaaaaaagCGCTAGAGCATCTGCTCAGAACCTCAACAAAATTGCTGAGCCCATTGAGAAGCCCATTCAATTCAGACAATTTGCTCAAGCCGGCTCAAATATTGATGGCCAAGATCCGATTGAGGAAGATTTAAGGTTGGCTATCGAGGGTGACGCTGCGAAGTCAAGTGGCAACTCTGTTATCtcaaagttgaaaaagatAGTGCCATTGACTGGCTTTTCTGACCCAGTCTACGCGGAAGCGTACGTTACGACTCATCAGTTTGACGTGGTCTTGGATGTTTTACTGGTCAATCAAACCaaggaaactttgaagaatttgcaCGTCCAGTTTGCTACTCTTGGTGACCTCAAAATTATAGAAAACCCGACCCGTACCAACGTTGTGCCTCATGGTTTCCATAGACTCACAGTCACGGTCAAAGTCTCCTCCGCTGACACTGGGGTGATCTTCGGTAACATCATTTATGATGGAGCTCACGGTGAAGATGCACATTACGTTATTTTGAATGATATCCATGTTGATATCATGGATTACATCAAACCGGCGAAAACTGATGATGAGAATTTCCGCACAATGTGGAATGCCTTTGAGTGGGAGAACAAAATATCTGTCAAATCCCAACTGCCTTCTTTGCATGCTTACCTCAGGGAGTTGGTCAAAGGGACCAATATGGGTATACTGACAGCTGCTGAAGCTTTaggcgaagaagattgcAGATTTTTGAGTTGTAATCTGTATGCGAAATCCTCGTTTGGCGAGGATGCACTCGCCAACTTGTGTATTGAAAAGGACAATTCGGGCCAAGTCGTCGGACATGTGCGTATTAGATCTAAGGGCCAAGGGCTTGCTTTGTCTCTCGGTGACAGAGTGGCTTTGATTGCTAAGCAGAGCAGCAAAGTCAAGTTAGCCAGGATTTAA
- the MRPL7 gene encoding mitochondrial 54S ribosomal protein uL5m (ancestral locus Anc_8.461): MQKMLIAKRSFSGTAKGAKSACSLVKPVHHLVKIDKSKLSPRFPELKYAKNDIRSPAFMPVTTHQDRSHEHYLNTVQSDLLLISYSHNFEGQKGLKNRPWDGTSPYHINRQPRKPVSSKAQLPDIHPIKWHNVPNIDSIVLNCYVNEAKENPLHAITAALQLQQITGCKPKPLYSKTDVPSWKVRRGNQMGAKVELKGRPMSQFLSTLTEIVMPRIREYKGISNRSGNGFGSISFGLTSEDVKFFPEIDSNQDLWPKTFGMHININTTAQTDTQARTLISSFQIPFHGLEKVKT; encoded by the coding sequence ATGCAAAAGATGTTGATTGCGAAAAGATCGTTCTCCGGGACCGCCAAAGGAGCAAAATCGGCTTGTTCACTGGTCAAACCGGTTCACCATTTGGTGAAGATTGATAAATCAAAGCTTTCCCCTCGGTTCCCAGAGCTAAAGTATGCCAAGAACGATATAAGATCCCCAGCCTTTATGCCAGTGACGACACATCAAGACAGATCTCACGAGCACTACCTTAACACGGTACAGTCCGATCTACTGTTAATCAGTTACTCCCACAATTTTGAAGGTCAGAAAGGGCTCAAGAACAGACCATGGGATGGTACGTCGCCGTACCATATCAACAGACAGCCTAGAAAACCTGTAAGCAGCAAGGCTCAACTTCCCGACATTCATCCGATAAAGTGGCACAATGTACCTAACATCGATAGCATTGTGTTGAACTGCTATGTCAACGAGGCTAAAGAAAACCCGCTGCACGCGATTACTGCTGCCTTGCAACTTCAGCAGATTACAGGGTGCAAACCAAAGCCGCTGTACTCGAAGACTGATGTTCCAAGCTGGAAAGTGAGAAGAGGAAACCAGATGGGGGCGAAAGTCGAGTTGAAGGGTCGTCCAATGTCACAATTCTTATCTACTCTAACCGAAATCGTCATGCCAAGGATAAGAGAGTATAAGGGAATCAGCAACAGATCAGGAAATGGATTTGGAAGTATATCGTTTGGTCTAACGTCCGAAGACGTGAAGTTCTTCCCTGAAATCGACTCTAATCAAGATCTGTGGCCCAAAACTTTCGGTATGCATATTAATATCAACACGACAGCTCAAACCGATACGCAAGCAAGGACACTCATCAGTAGTTTTCAAATTCCTTTCCATGGATTAGAAAAGGTTAAAACCTAG
- the GLE1 gene encoding nucleoporin GLE1 (ancestral locus Anc_8.460) — protein MRFSLDCLVDSDDEREDETFAKNDYSSCSSPGSSININEISFVNPNEEDEDVPQLYLPKKKLVPFAVREQSCLSDVNFESLDPELERLIQRLDLQAKLPARDGSKVVVVISRPTEAGKKETSSMLEEAKDVACAGPERMLSAIESSFSSRLEALELENKKQVERMRLLKRQKEEERRRREQEERRKREEEERRKREEEALRRRELEEEVKRKEEAERLKRQQEEAEAKKEEAKRKAEEEEKLKQEAIRSKTVSDFGLIEQKFRRYKEKIVSIKRNIIEPVKKADPALKTLLSRHKRKVNPKFGQLTNSNAQLQNIQRELCTLVDQTKDNQLAFLWILNFIAKAMVRQAETEVRVKPESALPLGKLAVNLMVQYPELKELLMARFVKKCPFVIGYTCSIDSESGRQDMGWKRKADDKWEEDTFYDERMGGMITLFAVITRLPLPQEHINTQSHPMPISNSWHMIARIANTPRNLLTNSHFVVLGFWWDAAASEFIEAYGNQGNKLLQLIGENLTASVAERKYVGAARLRILLEEWHTTGIKTFPELVA, from the coding sequence ATGAGGTTCTCTCTAGACTGTTTGGTGGATTCCGACGACGAACGGGAGGACGAGACTTTCGCCAAGAATGACTATTCATCGTGCTCATCACCTGGGTCGAGCATCAATATCAATGAGATTAGCTTCGTAAACCCTaacgaagaggatgaagacgtGCCGCAGCTTTACTTGCCTAAGAAAAAACTAGTTCCTTTCGCTGTTAGAGAACAGAGCTGTCTGAGTGATGTGAATTTTGAGAGTTTGGATCCTGAGCTTGAGCGATTGATACAGAGGCTGGACCTCCAGGCGAAACTCCCGGCGAGGGATGGTTCCAAGGTGGTTGTGGTGATAAGCAGGCCAACAGAGGCTGGAAAGAAGGAAACAAGCAGCATGCTGGAAGAGGCGAAAGATGTGGCATGTGCTGGGCCTGAGCGGATGCTCTCAGCTATAGAGAGCTCGTTCTCGTCTAGGCTTGAGGCCCTGGAGCTCGAAAACAAGAAGCAAGTGGAAAGAATGAGGCTCCTGAAGCGGcagaaggaggaggaacGTCGAAGACGTGAGCAAGAGGAGAGACGCAAGCGTGAAGAGGAGGAGAGGCGCAAACGCGAGGAAGAAGCTCTTAGACGACGAGAACTAGAGGAGGAAGTAAAGCGTAAGGAAGAAGCCGAGCGGCTGAAGAGGCAACAGGAAGAAGCCGAGGCTAAGAAAGAGGAGGCCAAAAGGAAGgccgaagaagaggaaaaactCAAGCAAGAAGCGATTAGGAGCAAGACTGTGTCAGACTTTGGTCTGATTGAGCAGAAATTCAGAAGATATAAGGAGAAAATCGTCTCAATAAAGAGGAACATAATTGAGCCTGTCAAAAAAGCGGATCCCGCTTTGAAAACCCTGCTTTCACGCCATAAGAGGAAGGTTAATCCAAAATTCGGTCAATTGACCAACAGCAACGCGCAACTGCAAAATATCCAGAGGGAACTTTGCACGCTGGTGGATCAGACCAAGGATAACCAATTGGCTTTCTTGTGGATACtcaacttcatcgccaagGCCATGGTGCGTCAAGCCGAAACAGAAGTGCGTGTCAAGCCCGAGTCCGCGCTACCGCTGGGTAAACTTGCAGTCAACTTAATGGTGCAATATCCCGAACTTAAAGAGCTTCTTATGGCAAGATTCGTTAAGAAATGTCCTTTCGTTATCGGCTATACCTGTAGTATAGACAGTGAGTCAGGTCGCCAAGACATGGgttggaagaggaaggcCGATGATAAGTGGGAAGAGGACACCTTTTATGATGAGAGAATGGGCGGTATGATTACTCTTTTTGCAGTTATAACCAGGTTACCGCTGCCTCAAGAGCATATCAACACGCAAAGCCATCCGATGCCCATCTCAAATTCATGGCATATGATTGCCCGCATAGCCAATACCCCAAGAAACCTGCTAACAAACTCACATTTCGTCGTGTTGGGTTTCTGGTGGGACGCTGCCGCAAGTGAATTTATTGAAGCTTACGGCAATCAAGGAAATAAGCTGTTGCAACTAATAGGTGAAAATTTAACCGCATCTGTCGCTGAAAGGAAGTATGTAGGTGCTGCCAGATTGCGCATTCTCTTGGAAGAGTGGCACACCACCGGGATCAAGACTTTTCCTGAACTAGTGGCATAG
- the FMN1 gene encoding riboflavin kinase (ancestral locus Anc_8.459) has product MTRRAADSPIPDKPEDPFPLVTDYCDIVGGFGRGSAELGIPTANIPVNQLPKAINDLELGVYFGFAKLRPVDHGEEVFTRKNGAKVLMNYGRNLDRQNGDLDPMPVVLSVGKNPFYGNDFKTVELHIIHEFKDSFYGAQVKFSILGHIRPELNYTTKEALIEDINIDILTALEALEMDSFKVYRSQLAD; this is encoded by the coding sequence ATGACCAGAAGAGCAGCTGATTCGCCCATCCCAGACAAGCCTGAGGATCCTTTCCCGTTGGTGACGGACTACTGTGATATAGTTGGTGGATTTGGTCGCGGATCGGCTGAACTTGGTATTCCGACTGCAAACATCCCGGTCAATCAATTGCCCAAAGCCATCAATGATCTGGAATTGGGCGTGTATTTTGGGTTTGCCAAATTGAGACCAGTGGACCATGGAGAGGAGGTTTTTACCAGAAAGAACGGTGCTAAAGTGCTTATGAACTACGGCCGTAATCTGGACAGGCAAAACGGTGATCTAGATCCCATGCCAGTGGTTCTCTCTGTCGGCAAGAATCCATTTTACGGCAACGATTTCAAGACCGTAGAGCTACATATCATTCATGAGTTTAAAGACTCGTTTTATGGTGCCCAAGTTAAATTCAGCATACTAGGCCACATTAGACCAGAGCTAAACTACACCACTAAAGAGGCATTGATAGAGGACATTAACATTGACATTCTCACAGCCCTAGAGGCCCTGGAGATGGATAGCTTCAAAGTTTATCGATCCCAACTGGCGGATTGA